Proteins encoded by one window of Cryptococcus gattii WM276 chromosome K, complete sequence:
- a CDS encoding Hypothetical protein (Similar to SGTC gene model, INSD accession EAL17945.1; CNBK2960) has translation MDKEATPKPDLQLPPAFCLPQDAPLLKALEAAYDRDFDHLPILNAKRRPIGYLDIPSIKGQFKDNEINGDEPVSSRMIHFSLSSRSHPYTVISPLTPLEELEEFFKSRRIDFALVTDTERNWVLAVATKDDLETFTQRRGY, from the exons ATGGACAAAGAAGCTACCCCCAAACCA GACTTGCAGCTTCCACCTGCCTTTTGTCTTCCACAGGATGCTCCGTTGCTCAAAGCATTGGAAGCAGCTTACGACAGAGACTTCGATCATCTACC TATCCTCAATGCCAAGCGGCGGCCTATAGGATACCTTGATATTCCTTCGATCAAAGGCCAGTTCAAGGACAACGAGATCAATGGAGATGAGCCTGTAT CGAGTCGAATGATCCACTTTTCTTTATCCAGCCGATCGCACCCTTATACTGTGATATCACCGTTGACACCCCtggaagagttggaagaATTTTTCAAATCTAGAAGGATTGATTTCGCCTTGG TGACAGATACAGAGCGAAACTGGGTGTTGGCTGTAGCAACTAAGGATGATTTGGAA ACGTTCACTCAACGAAGAGGTTATTGA
- a CDS encoding Mitochondrion protein, putative (Similar to TIGR gene model, INSD accession AAW46099.1) — protein sequence MKVFENDLVYNYPASHTLNFLHRKYPNPFATHVYSVDTMERSIDPETGILRSERLIGVQQGAPKWVTKLFHLPPIAYVREVVFIDPSGTSATSMSVNLNLAQYISCLEHITYTQRPDNTTLFRQRAMLVSGFPTKLIARKIEQASYDRFKSNAGIGKQGFDWVLAGN from the exons ATGAAGGTATTCGAGAATGATCTTGTATATAA TTACCCGGCAAGCCACACGCTCAACTTCCTTCACCGGAAGTACCCAAATCCTTTCGCGACCCATGTTTACTCGGTCGACACGATGGAGCGGTCCATAGATCCAGAGACGGGAATTTTAAGGTCAGAAAGACTGATAGGAGTTCAGCAAGGAGCACCGAAATGGGTTACCAAG CTCTTTCATCTCCCTCCAATAGCCTATGTACGAGAGGTCGTATTCATAGATCCATCAGGAACTTCAGCTACAAGCATGTCGGTAAATCTGAATCTTGCTCAATACAT TTCATGCCTAGAGCATATTACATATACACAACGACCCGATAATACCACTCTGTTCCGGCAAAGAGCCATGCTTGTTTCAGGATTCCCGACGAAGCTTATTGCAAGGAAAATAGAACAGGCAAGCTACGACAGATTTAAAAGTAACGCTGGGATAGGCAAGCAGGGCTTTGATTGGGTCCTTGCTGGGAACTGA
- a CDS encoding 35S primary protein processing-related protein, putative (Similar to TIGR gene model, INSD accession AAW46098.1), translated as MLRQPGTQIKLTNVSIVRMKKGGKRFEIACYQNKVSEFRSGVENDLSEVLQIEQVFTNVPKGLVAKKEDWSKCFGTDDMDKVIEEILKKGELQINNLERTQHLSSLSREIATIVSEMTVDPSTSRKHTVGMVEKAMAEVGFSVRADRPAKAQALELIKKLGEGDVLQVRRVRMRVRITMPGKDAKRCKDKIVAECDEVEEEDMGMEWEAIVQINPGTFRTLTDLVSNETKGKGRVESMGSVGS; from the exons ATGCTGCGCCAGCCTGGAACACAGATTAA GCTTACAAATGTCAGCATTGTACGTATGAAGAAAGGGGGCAAGAGATTTGAA ATCGCTTGCTATCAAAATAAAGTCTCGGAATTCCGATCTGGAGT CGAGAATGATCTTTCCGAGGTCCTTCAAATTGAACAGGTATTTACCAATGTTCCCAAAGGTTTAGTTGCCAAGAAGGAAGACTGGTCCAAATGTTTCGGCACGGATGACATGGATAAAGTGATTGAAGAG ATCTTGAAAAAGGGTGAACTTCAAATCAACAATCTCGAGAGGACGCAACACCTTTCATCCCTTTCCCGTGAAATCGCGACCATCGTCTCTGAAATGACTGTCGATCCCAGCACCTCTCGAAAACACACTGTTGGTATGGTCGAGAAAGCTATGGCAGAAGTAGGATTCAGCGTGCGGGCCGACAGACCTGCCAAAGCGCAAGCTTTGGAATTGATCAAGAAACTTGGTGAAGGGGATGTCTTACAGGTTCGAAGAGTGAGGATGAGAGTGCGAATAACTATGCCTGGGAAGGATGCCAAGAGATGCAAGGACAAAATTGTCGCCGAATGTGACgaggttgaggaggaggatatGGGGATGGAGTGGGAAGCG ATTGTACAAATCAACCCTGGCACCTTCAGGACATTGACGGATTTAGTCAGCAACGAAACcaaaggaaagggaagagtAGAGTCCATGGGAAGCGTTGGAAGTTAG
- a CDS encoding Hypothetical protein (Similar to TIGR gene model, INSD accession AAW46097.1; CNK00450) yields MSSPIALRISQLKPIVRSFPRSPLSEPTQISEAWVSILDRTLASDAASISSQANSSEATLAALREAGQQQRLVQFKASVERLKAGNAMRDYPLSKSLLTPPNDELFYTRARNAIHNAEQGIRRPWWKVFFNVKGAE; encoded by the exons ATGTCGTCTCCCATCGCACTCCGCATCTCCCAGCTCAAGCCCATCGTCAGGTCCTTTCCTCGCTCTCCGCTCTCCGAACCCACACAAATCTCAGAAGCCTGGGTATCAATCCTTGACCGAACACTCGCATCCGACGCCGCTTCTATTTCTTCTCAAGCAAACTCTAGCGAAGCAACTCTTGCAGCATTGCGCGAAGCCGGACAGCAGCAGCGTTTAGTACAGTTCAAGGCCTCTGTGGAACGTCTGAAGGCTGGAAATGCCATGCGAGAC TATCCCCTCTCTAAATCACTTCTTACCCCTCCCAATGATGAACTGTTTTACACACGAGCGAGAAACGCCATTCACAACGCAGAACAGGGTATTCGAAGACCGTGGTGGAAGGTTTTCTTCAATGTGAAGGGTGCGGAATAA